The nucleotide window AAAATCGAGCTAAAAAATCATTAACCTTCTTTATGAATTTACCGTATGCTTTTGATAAGCTGCTTTGGCCCGGAGCTTTTAATGCATGTTCTTCTAGTAATTCAAGACTATCTCTATGAGCCACCAATGATTCGGTCAACACTCTGACCTCTGAGCAATTTAAGGTGAGGTCTTTACACGTTGTTGTTTTTAATTGAGTCACGATAGAATTAATTATTGTTATTTCAGTTTCTATCAGCATCCGTAATTGTTCTGAAGTTTCTGCATGAACAGCATTTGTACTAAATAAAATAAATAATGTTAAAAACACTATCTTCATCAACCTATCTCTCACTCTTCAGAATTTTCAATGGGAGCACGCTGCCCCTTCACTTCAACAAATTCAATATTTTTTGGATTTTTAACTTCATCTTGATCAACGCTATCATTCACATGTGTACTAATAACAGGTTTTGGTTTTCCTACTTCTTTTGCATCGGCAGCTTCAGCCGCGTTTGATTTAGATTTCACAGCTTTACGTTTTTCAGCGCGCTTGATATCTGTCTGCTTTAAATCTTCTAATCGTTTATGTTCATCTGAATCATCACCCAAAGATTCAACTTTGCTATTCACAAAAGTCACATATTTGAGAACTTCAATATTGCGTTCATCACCCGTGTAATAGCGATAAGCCCATTTTTCTTTGCCATCAAAGCGTTCTGTGCGAACAGGAGAACCAACTTTTTCAAGTACTTCGTCTTTAGACATTCCCGGTTTAACACCAGTAAAGCGCTCAATAGGGGCCGATTGACAAGCAACCGAAGCCATAAGTGCAACAAAGCTAAGTGCAAAAATATAAGTAATAAGATTGTGCCGCATACCTAGTTATTAGTCGGCAGGAATGGTCTAGTTCTTAAGCTTAAAAAGGGCGCCATAAGTAGTTGATATTTATCATTTTTTTGTCCAAATTTAAATCACTTTTAAAATTTGCTCTGAGGCGTTGGTTTTGAACTAGGTGTTTGGGCTTTCTCAGGAGTTGTATACTGAGTTTCAATTTTTCTTTTAACACGACTTAATTGACCATCAAGGCCTTGCTCATTTTCTAAATCTTCTAAAGATTTCATCTTCACATGGCGATATTTTCGTTCGGCTTGATCGCCCTGTTCAGGATGTTCAAAACGGACATGTTCTTTTTCTGTTTTAAATTCTTTATAAATTCGTTTGAGATCATTGTTCTTTTTAATAATTTCTAATAACAATTCATCGCGCACTTTTGGATCACGGTTTTGATTTTTTTTAACAACCAACACCTGAATTTCTTCTTGGGCTGAATTGATTCGCGTAGCATAGCCCTTCAAATTGACTTCATGTCGGCCCCATTCGGCACCTTCAGCAGATAAAGAAAATAGAATGAAAAATAAAAAAACTTTCATACCCTTTATTAATTGTTGCGAATTCCAAATGATTTTAAATGGCAGATGTTTAAGTCTTCCCAACAATACAGTCGCCTTTACAGGATTCACATGATCCAAATGCAGCACTCCCTTTTTGATATTTGAAATTACCGCGTTAATGTCTAATCCAAATCTTTTATCACTAAGACAATCTGCTAATTGTTGACGCAGTTCAACTGTATCGACACCTGAAATTATAATGTCATACACAAGTGCACCCTGCCCTGTTGCGGGTAAACTTTGATTACCAAATTCTGCAATGTCTTTTAAATCAGGTTCGCTATCGGCCTGTAAAATATGAGTTACTGCTTGGGATCCATCTTCAACACTTTTTTCAACTTGAACTGTATCTGCCACAACTGGTGTGGCCTCAAACATATTAATCTCACCACATTGAGGGCAGGCCACCATTCCGAAGCCAGCTCCGTTTGGTAATGCGGAACCACACTTCAGACAGGTCGCCTGTTCATTCACGGCGAACCTGCTCCATGACATTTTTTATATTTTTTACCACTTCCGCACGGACACGGATCATTGCGACCAACTTTACCTTCATCACGAGTCACAGGTTTTGCCGGGCCCGCATCTTCACCGCGAGAAAAAGTCATACGCTGAGGTTTTGGTTGCGGCGCCATTTCTTTAATTTGCTCTTCTTTGGCAATTTGAATTTTCATCAAACGCTCAATAGTTTCAGTCTTGATTGAGTAATCCATTTGACTAAATAAACTAAACGCTTCTTTTTTGTATTCAATGAGAGGGTCTTTTTGACCATAGGCTCTAAGATTAATTCCCTCTTTAAGGTGATCCATATTGAGAAGATGTTCTTTCCAACGTGTATCGATGCTTTGAAGTAAAAGCATTTTTTGAACATCTTTAAACACGGGTCCAAGCTCAAGCTTTCGCGATTCATAGTGAGTATTCACACCATCTTTAACTGCTTTGGCTAATTTCTCATGGGTGAGATGCTCTGGATCAAGACCATTATCAAAACTTAGCTTCATGCCGAACTGCTGATTTAAAAATTCATTGAGACCGTCTAAGTTCCAATCACGGGGCTTTGCATCTTTACTCGCAAAATTGACAATGACCTCATCACCAAGTTCGCCCACCATTTCTTTAACCACATCATCAATACGATCGCCTTCAAGCACTTGGCGACGTAAGCCATAAATTGCTTCACGCTGAATATTCATAACATCATCGTATTCTAATAAATGTTTACGAATATCAAAGTTATGCCCCTCAACTTTTCGCTGAGCACCTTCAACCGCACGAGAAACCATTTTTGATTCAATGGCTTCATCTTCAGGAATATTGAGCATTCCCATAATTTTTTGAATACGCTCACCATTGAAAATTCTTAAAAGATTATCTTCAAGTGAGAGATAAAATCTTGTTGAACCTGGATCCCCTTGGCGACCCGATCGACCACGCAACTGATTATCTATACGACGACTTTCATGTCGCTCAGTGCCCACAATATGTAGACCACCAGCCGCGATAACCTCATCGTGTTCAACTTTGCATTGTGATTTAAAGCGCGCCATTACTAACGCAAAATTTTCGACATCATCACCGGCTTCAGCCCTTGCCATAAATTCTGGGTTTCCGCCCAAAACAATGTCAGTACCACGACCGGCCATGTTGGTGGCAATGGTGACAGCACCTTTACGACCCGCTTGGGCTACGATCTCAGCTTCTTTTTCGTGATGTTTAGCATTAAGAACCGTATGTCTTACACCCTGACGTTTCATCATCGATGACAAAAGTTCTGATTTTTCAATACTCACAGTACCCACAAGACACGGCTGGCCTTTTTCATAGCGCTCTTTTATGTCTTTGATACAAGCTTCGTATTTTGCGTTCTCAGTTTTATAAATAAGATCTTCAAGATCTTTTCGAATCATCGGTTGATTTGTCGGAATAACCACAACGTCAAGACTGTAGATTTTTTTAAACTCCGCGGCTTCTGTGTCGGCAGTTCCCGTCATCCCGGCTAGTTTATTATACATTCTAAAAAAGTTTTGAAATGTAACTGTTGCTAAAGTTTGATTTTCACTTGCAACCGTAACACCTTCTTTTGCTTCAACCGCTTGATGAAGACCATCGCTCCAACGTCGACCAGGCATTAATCGCCCAGTGAATTCATCAACGATAATGACTTCATCATCTTTAACCATGTATTCCACATCACGCTTATAAAGATAATGTGCTTTTAAACCCTGATAGACGTGATGAAGTAATTCGATATGTTGTGGATCATAAAGATTTTCAATATTAAGCAATCGTTCTACTTCGTGATTGCCATCTTCTGTTAAAGAAGCAGTTTTTGTTTTTTCTTCGATCTTAAAATGTACATCTGCTTTGAGTTTAGGAATAACTTGATTAACGAGGTAATATTTATCTGTGCTGTCTTCTGACGGACCTGAAATAATCAGTGGTGTTCGAGCCTCATCCACAAGAATAGAATCGACCTCATCCACAATTGCAAAATTATGTTCGCGCTGAACATAATTTGTTAAATCAAACTTCATATTATCTCGAAGATAATCAAAACCAAATTCGTTGTTTGTTCCGTAGGTGATGTCACTTCCGTAAGCCGCTTTTCTTTGAGCGTCTGTTAAATCATGAACAATGATGCCCACAGAAAGACCTAAAAATTTATACAGGCGCCCCATCCACTCAGCATCTCGCTTTGCGAGATAATCGTTAACAGTGACGACATGAACACCTTTGCCTGTTAGCGAATTTAAATAAGTAGGAAGTGTGGCAACAAGAGTTTTACCTTCACCGGTTTTCATTTCAGCAATATTGCCGCCATGAAGAACCATTCCGCCGATGAGTTGAACATCAAAATGGCGCATACCCAAAACGCGCCAGCTCGCCTCACGGCAAACTGCAAAGGCTTCAGGTAAAATCTGATCAAGAGTTTCGCCTTTTTGAAGTCGCTCTTTAAACTCAACAGTTTTAGCTTGAAGCTGACTATCGGTTAGAATCTTGATTGACGGTTCAAGTGCATTGATCTTTCGCACAATTGGTTGGTGAGATTTAATTACTCGCTCATTTTTTGTGCCAAAAACTGACTTTACGATATTTGTTAACAAAGTGGATTCTCCTTCAAAGATTGAATCAGTTTACTAAGATTATTTTGAAGAAGCAATCACTTGGCGCATGGCCTCATATATGACGATAGCCGCAGCATTTGAAAGATTAAGACTACGTATAGGCCCCCACTGAGGAATTCGTAGAGTTTGACCCTCGACTTCACGGAGCAACGCGTCGTTAAGACCTACGGTTTCTTTTCCAAAAACAAACCAATCCCCTTTTTCGTATTTCACATCAAAGAGTGTTCGACTGGCTTTTTTTGAGAAATAAAAAACCCGCTTGGGGTCATGAACATGTTTGAGCATTTCAGAATGATCTTTATGCTGAACGAGGTCGAGGTTTTCCCAATAATCAAGGCCCGCTCTTTTCACAGCTCGATCATCGATATCAAAACCAAGCTTGCCAATTAAATGTAGCCGACAAGCTGTACCCACACAGGTGCGTCCAATGCTTCCTGTATTATTAGGAATCTCGGGCTCAATGAGCGCTATATTAAAATTTGGATTTTCTAACTTCACTTAGGCAAGAAAGCGATAAACGTCGATGCCTAAATTTGTTAAAGCGAGTCTACGACCCTTGTCGACGATCAAACCTTTATTGAGAAGATCGCGATAGATATCGAGATTAATCGGAACAATGTCACGCCCTGAACTTGCACCCAACTTAAGAATATAACGTTTTTGTGAATCTGAGAGGTGCGTTGCAAGTGGAGGCTGTACTGTTAATATCTCACGATAATCGCCAGAGGGAATCAAAGTTGCTTCTTTAGGAAGTTTAAGTCTGTTTAATACATAAACAAAACTTGTTGTTGGTTTTTTACCACCATCAACTTGGATTTGTTTTTCCATTCTCATGTAGAGGCTTTTTTCTGGATTTGTAGGAGAATAACCTTCGAATTCATCTAGGAGTGCGATTACCTCTTTAAAATTAGTCAAAGTAAGAAGTTCCCCACGTACTGAACCTTCGCCTTCGACCATTGCAGGGTAACCAACGGGCAACCGATAAAGCTGGCCCTGACACGAAGCTGGCTTACAGTCTTTAACAACTGAAGAGAGCTTATTGTGGTGAACCATACCCTTCATCAATGAACCGTATACAAAGAGAGTATTCTTACTCATAAATCTCCTTACCTCACTTAAAAGAAAATAAAAGATAACCCTAAAACTACTAACAATGTTCCCATCACGCGGGACTCATTTTTTTCTAGCCACTCAAGCTTGAAGGAATTAAGCCCCTTAAGAGCCAAACCGCCAAGAATAACCATTCCAAGGGTGCTTAGTAGAGACATCGCGACACAGACTTGTAGGACTGCTGCAACTCCCATGGGGCCCAAGACTAAGAAAAACGGGGCCACCACTAAACACGGGCTCAATGCCAGCATCAAAATCAAAGATGAAGCTGCCATTCGTTCTGAAACTACATGGTGGGTGTGACGAAAACTCGAAAGAAAAAAACCACCACCAAAAGCGATCAAAATAAACCCTGGAACTATACCGTGAAGTGCTTCGAAACGCTGATCGATTTGATGACCTAAATAACCAACCAACAAACCTACGACAATTGTGGAAAGGGTATGTGCAAAAGCCCCTAATCCCAAGATCGTGAGTATCTTCTTAGTATTCCAACCTTGTTTTCTCCCAACGATTACAAATGGTAACCAATGATGGGGAACAAGCGCATGAATGAGAGAGATACTGACAACACCTGTCGCCAGCGTCGAAAAAGACACGGACATATAGAGGAGTTCATAGCAAATTATGACGCCTTACACAATAGTATTGTGCTAATGAGGGTCTTCAGATTTGAATTTATTTCACTTTCGCTTTTTCTTTTTAGCAGTTTTCTTTTTTGAACGACCGCCACCGCGACGCATTTTAGCTCGTGAAATATCACCCTGCTTATCGATGAAATAGAGAAAGCCATCTTCGCGCTTCACGCCAGCTTTAGCTACAACCTCAGCCTTGCCGCCGCCTTTTCCACCACGCGCCATTTTGACTCGTGAAACATTTCCTTTTTTGTCTAAATAATAGAGATAACCTTTTTGACGTTTAACACCGACTTTTTCGACTTTATTTGCCATATGTTCCCCCTTATTTCCTCTATTAGAAGTCAACTCTCAAGCGGGTTACAAGTAAATTATGGGTTCATTGTTGACGATCATCAAAAGGACAGGTGTAATTTTACCGCATGGACAACACTAATTTGGTTTTAACATTAATTGGCGCTTATCTGATTGGCAGTATTCCCTTTGGAGTCATTGTAAGCCGCTTCGTCAGTGGGCGTGATGTACGCGCACAAGGCAGTGGTAACATTGGAGCTACAAACGTAGCCCGCATGATGGGTAAAAAATGGGGTATTTTTGTACTTTTTCTCGATGGGCTCAAAGGTTTTTTGGTCGTGAAAGCAGTGGGCTGTTTTTTTACCGAAGATATTTTTTTACTTTCAAATCTAGCAGCCCTAGCGGCAATCGTTGGCCATTGTTTTCCCATTTATTTAAAATTTAAGGGTGGAAAAGGTGTCGCAACAGCACTTGGGGTTGTTACCGCACTCTCGCCATTAACACTTGGTGTATGTTTTATCGTGTTTGTCTTAGTCATAGGCATCAGCCGCACTGTAAGTTTAGCTAGCCTTGCAGCAGCATTAGCACTTCCCATAGTCGCTATGATTACCGAAAAAGATATTATGATTTTGGTTGCAGCGGCCATCACACTTTTGATTTGGTGGAAGCACAAAGAAAATATTAAAAGACTGGTTAATCGCCAAGAACCAAAGTTTTTTTAATTTTTTCTTGCTGGTTTAAGCTTCAAGACTTAAACCCATGAGAACATTAACGAGGATATAAAATATGAGCGACATGGGCAGTGGATACGTAGCATACATGGGACACCAATGGCTAACCATCGAAGGTGAAGTGATCACTATCGGAGTCATGGAAGAAGCCCTTGAAGAATTAGACACGATTATTAAAGTTGATCTGCCTCCTGAGAATGAATCTGTTGAGAAAGACGAAATTTGTGGCGAATTAGAAACAAAAGACGGTAGCCTTAATATATATGCACCAGTCGAGGGTACAGTTCTTGAAATCAATACTTCCGTCACAACAAACCCAGATCTCATTCATGAAGATCCTTACGGCGATGGCTGGATCATCAAAATCGAAGCTGCCAATCAAGACGATGTTAAAGAGCTCACCTCAGGTGCTAATTACGATAATTAGTTCACTTGTTTTATTTTTCGGTTTCGCCGAAGCATTTGCTCAAACAGTTCAAAAGATCGAACCACGACCCATCACTGATTTTGCATGCACAAAAGAATTTAGTAATAAATTAATTAAAGACCTACACGAATATTTAGTTAAACCCAACGCTGCAAATACACGAAGCATGAGTATTCGTATTTGCTCGGCTTCCCACGAGGGTGAAAACCCCTGCCCCTTTAATATAAATCAAGATCGAGTGGCAGAATTTGAAACTGCGGGTAATAAAAATCCATTAATCGTGCCTGTACTTGCCTGTGCAGTGAAAGTGGCCGATGGCGCCATTGCTGAAGAACTCAACGAACTTCAGGCAAAGTTGTTGGATAAACATATGCATAAATTTTTTGTGGCGTGGCAGACCATTCCCAAAGAAATAAAAAGTAAAGCACAGACCTTTGATGATTTTGCTTTAATTGCACCCGACTCACTTGATGATTATCGGAAAAAAATAAAAATTTATGAATCTCGCATTAAGCTTTTTGAAAATGTTCCTGTTAAACTTCGGCCAGAAGTTGCAAACGCACTTAATGAGATGAAGGAAATCGTTGCTAATGCTCGAGATGAGTTGCCCGAATCTCCAACGGGTGAAGTGCTATTTAAAGCTTCAAAATTTAGAGCTGTCTTCACAGATAAAATTATTCGCTTAAGTTCAGGTGATCCAAAAAAAGTGGCAATACTTGCCAATCAAGTTCTACAAAATGAGGGGCTTAGTTATAAAGTATATCTAAAAGGAACCAGTAATCATTGGAGTCTCTGCTCAACTTCGAGTGACAAAAATGATTGCCACATGGCTGATGTGGGCTTTAAAGCAAGCACTGATAGTTGCGGAAAATTCACCATTTTAGGTGCCCTGGCACAACTTCACGGGCTATGGATTTTATCTACATCTTCAAGTCAGTTTCGAGTCAATGCAAACAGTTATGTTTCACCGACAGCTGTGAAACTACAAAAATCTGAGAATGTGATTCGCTCTTGGAACATGCCAGAATTGTTTTATCCTGCGTACATTACCCCTGATTTAAAAACCATGTATTTTAAAACCATAATAAAATCTGACGTGGGGGGGAGACTAGCGGAGTTGCACTTACAAGTTCGTGATTATGCAGCTGTTCAATTTGTGGATCCAAGCGAATCGCTAAATAGTTTGATCCCCTTAACAGTTAAAACGGTTCAATCTATAAAAAGCCCCGAGGGTGTTAGCTACAATCTGCACCTACCAAAAAGCTGCAAATAAGATTTGAAAAAATTTTGTGGCGCCAAAAATGAGCTTTTTGTGACAAAACACGACGCTTTAACCCCTTCAAATCGTTGATAATTCACTGCTATATTTGGCACTCTTTGCATTTGATTAAATATCATGAAGGGCACTTTACTATTTCTAACTCTAGCTTTTGGATTACTTTCAGGCATTCCTGTATGGGCCACAAGTGCAACTTCTGCCCAATGCCATACTCAGCTCATATCACTTTTTAAAACTCAATATCGCGATCAATATATTTATAAATCTAAAGACTGTGACTCTAACTGTGGGCGATTTTTAAATTTTGTCGAATTACACAATCTTAATATCGATCAAACAAACGTGCTCATTATATCAAAACTTCCCCGCCGCTCTTCATTAATGACAAAACGCAATCCAGAGAATTGGCTCTCCCCCCACAACACGCGATCAATGAACACCCAGTGGAGCTTTCACTCCGTTATTGAATCCCAAGGTCATATTATTGACTTTGATTATAGCTCAAAACCAACTGTAGACCCCATAAACCAATACTTTCCTCATATGTTTTTGCCATATTGGAAATTCTTTTTAAATATGTCTGATAAAACTTTGTCTCATATTTATGTAAGAGAAATTCCGGGCGTTGTTTTTCGACAAAGATTTCAAGAGCAAGCAATTGAGGGCTTTCGGAACTGGGAAGAACTAGATAAATATCCGTTTGTAACAGTTGAAGACTATCTCAAAAGCAAAAACAAATTTTAAATATCGGCAGCTTCTTGGGGCTGGGGATTTTGTGCAGCCACAGGTGAGTCTGTGTTTTTCTCAGAAAACTCTGTTCCATCAAAGCGATAGATCTTACCCTGACCTTCCATCACCGTCTTGAGAGCCACAGGACGACCCCAGATGACAAAAAGACTCTTCATCGTTTCTGAAGTGTAATTGGGCTGTAGATCAACACCCTCATGTAGATGCACTAATAACAACTCACCACGATTTTCATAGTTTCCATCTACCACATGAATGATGGGTTGGCCCCAATTGGTAAGTTGAAATAAAAGTTTCTTTTTTATTTCTGGAAAATCACGGGTGTTAATTTCGTATTGACCCGTTCGACGATTAAACTGATAGACGAACATTTTATTTTCGACACAAAATTCTTCAGTCAAAAATGCATCAATAAAAGTTACGTCATTATAATTACGGCGTACTTCAAATATTTTTTCACGTCCTAGGCCCAAATCTTTATTCCAATTTTTTTTTGTAATGTAATCATCACATTCATCGTATTCTTTGCCAAATTTGCCTTTGTTCCAGCGATCTTCAATATGTTTATAAAGTTCTATGCCCAACTTGTACGGATTCAAGCGACCTTGTGACATGGCAACTGTTCCACTGTGGTGATCGGCGTAATCAACCACTTCGCTGTCTTTAAGCGCTTTTTGAGTCATGATTTTTGAATGCCAGTATGAAGCCCAGCCTTCGTTCATAATTTTTGTCATACCTTGAGGAGAATAATAATAAGCTTCATCTCGAATAATACTTAACACATCTTTTTGCCAAGGTTGAAGTGGCCCATAGTTCATCAAAAACAAAAGCACATCTTGTTCAGGTTTGGCTGGAAAATTTTGCTGTGCTTTTCTCTCAGTATTTATTTTTTCTTGTTGGCTCTTTACGAATTCATCAGGATTTATGTATGAATCCATGTAACTACGATCTGTTTTTAATAGCCGAACATGTTTTTCTGCCTCTGCAGGGTCACTCTCTTTATGTCGTTTTATAAAGGGGGAGTGGCGATCAATGAGATTTTCTAAAGAAAGACAACGATCAATAAATTCTTCAACAATATCATACCCAATGCGATCAATGTGGCGACGAATACGCGTTGAGTGATTCGCCATTGTATCCATCATTTTACGATTGGTATGATTGAACCATTGATTGTTTTTAAAAAAATCACAATGGCCGTATACGTGGGCCATAACAATTTTTTGGTCTACAAGTTCATTGGCCTCTAACAAATATGCGTAACAAGGATTATTATTGATAACCATTTCGTATATTTTTGATAACCCGTACGCATAGCTTTTTGAGAGTTTTTCATATTCCATACCAAAACGCCAGTGGGGGTAGCGCGTGGGAAACCCGCCATAGGCAGCAATTTCATTCATCTGATCATAATCAACCATCTCAAAAATGGTTTCATAGAAATCTAGACCGTAGTCACGGGCATGCTTTTCAATTTCTTCCTGAATTTTGGCATACTCTGGAGATAAATTCATTTACCCTTGCCTAAAAAATCTTTAATTGAATTATAAATTCCATCGCGACTTTCAATACGTGATGTGATGACTCGTTCGTCTTCTTTAAACTCACGCTCTAGATCTTTAATAAATTGACCGCTTCCGTACTTACTTTCCACTTGGCCATAACAAAATACGTTTGCAGCATTGAGCATTTTATCTTTGAGTAATTCCACACAAAACCTTGTGTCTTCTCCGCTCCAATTATCACCATCACTAAAGTGAAACGGGTAAATGTTCCACTCACTCACCGGATACTCTTCATCAATCATTTTCATAGCAAGTGAGTAGGCGGAACTAATAAGCGTCCCGCCACTTTCGCGTGTTCTAAAAAATGTCTCTTCATCTACTTCTTTTGCCGATGCATCGTGAATAATAAATCTGGTTTCAATTTCTTGGTATTGGGATTTAAGCCATGTATGAATCCAAAAAGTTTCTAAACGTACAATTTCTTTTTGTTCATCGCCCATGGAGCCTGAGACGTCCATCATGTAAATGATGACTGCATTACTTTGGGGTTTCTCAGCTAGTTTTGAACTTCGATACCGCATGTCTTTTCGCACGGGTACTATAATCGGATCATCCGGATTATACGTACCACTTGAGATCTGTCTTTTAAGTGCTTGCTTGTAGGTAGATTTAAAATGCCTCAAACTATCTGGCCCCACATTATGAAGACCTGTGTACTTTGTTTTTAATGAACTGATTTGACGTGAACCACGGGGCTGAATTTTTGGAAGCTGAAGTTCTTCACCTAAAATTTCAGCAAGCTCTTCAAAGGTTAACTCAACCTCTAAGAGATGCTCACCTTCAGCATTACCCGCTTTGCCAGCACCCTCTTCTTGATCACCACCAACCGTAGAACCCTGTTCACCCTCGCCTTGCCCCACACCACCTGAACTTTTTGGCCCGTATTGGAAGTGGGGTATTTCGATATGAGGAACAGGTATTGAAATAAAATCTTTTTCGCGCTTACCGATCATATCGGTTTGAGAAATATACTTTTTAAAATTACCGCGTATTTTTCCCTTAACGATATCTCGAAAGCGATTATGGTCTTGTTTAATATGAAGAATCATTCACATCCACCCGTTAGAGGTTATCCAACTTACTTACCTTTGACGTCTCCTCGTGCGAAGATGCTGGCTACATAGTTGAGAACATCGTTAGAGCAAATTTCGCAATAGCCATAGTCTTTGATCAAACGGCTCTTAACGATATCGATTTTCTCTTGGGTGTTTTTATCAACAACGCTTGTCACAAGACTAGCGAGCTTGATGCTGTCTTTTTGATCTTCAAAAAGTTTTAATTCTAATGCTTTATGAAGTCTTTCATTGGTTTTGTAATCAAACACTTTTCCGTCTACAGCAAGTGCTCCAATGTAGTTCATAATCTCACGTCTGAAATCATCTTTACGTGATTCAGGAATATCGATTTTATCTTCAATCGATCTCATGAGTCTTTCATCGGGTTCTTCATCTTGGCCTGTGTATTTATTTTTTACGCGTTCTTTTTGCGTATAGGCTTTAATGTTGTCGATGTAATTAGAGCAAAGTCTTGAAAGCGCATTCTCATCGGCACTGATCGCTCTTTGAACTTCACTCTTCACCATATCTTCGTACTCTTGTTTTACGACGGCTAAGAGTTCTTTATAAGATTTTTTCTTTTCATCACCGACGATCAAACTATGGTGCTTTAACCCACCTTCAAGTTCATTAAGAACCATAAATGGATTCACACAACCCATTTCACCATGTTTTGAGTTAACCAGTGCATTTGAGATTTTATCTTGAATGTACCGTGGTGAAATACCATCGAGGCCTTCACGAATTGCTTCTTTACGAAGTTCCTTCACATTGTCTTCGGTATAACCTGGCAATGATTTTCCATCGTAGAGTTTTAATTTTTGAAGTCTTGAAAGATTTGCCTTTTTGGGCATTTCAAGTCGGGTCAAGATTGCCCACATAGCAGCCGTTTCAATAGTGTGAGGCGCTATGTGTTTACCCTTAATTCTTTTTTCGTTAAAATCTTTTTTATAAATCTTAATTTCTTCTTTAAGCTTCGTGATGTAGGGAACGTCAATTTTTACAGTACGATCTCTAAGCGCTTCCATAAATTCGTTATTTTGAAGTCTTCTATACTCAGGTTCGTTTGTGTGACCCAAAATAACTTCATCGATATCGGTTTGTGCGAATTTTTTTGGTTTAATCTTATGCTCTTGTGATGCACCCAAGAGATCATACAAAAATGAAACGTCGAGTTTTAGTACTTCGATAAATTCAATGATGCCGCGATTAGCGATATTAAATTCACCATCAAAATTAAATGCTATTGGGTCAGAATCAGAACCATATTCAGCAATGCGACGATAGTTAATATCACCCGTTAACTCAGTTGAGTCTTGGTTTTTTTCATCTTTTGGTTGAAACGTTCCAATGC belongs to Oligoflexia bacterium and includes:
- a CDS encoding serine protein kinase — encoded protein: MTRSSVDIHGLISQFAATEKFKDLNWKGSFADYINIVKEHPEITRTAFQRMYDMIVAYGSSEYTEFKKKITHYKFFDDERNNGKDAVYGLDIPLMKLVNAFRSAAEGYGTERRVILLHGPVGSSKSTIARLLKHGIEMYSKTEEGSLYTFTWTDTGAEKHGLLGKGITEFPCPMHEEPLHLVPLEIRDKIVDELNRGGKSKYKIKSSGDLCPACRFIFKGLMSKYSGDVNRALNHIEVKRLTLSEADRVGIGTFQPKDEKNQDSTELTGDINYRRIAEYGSDSDPIAFNFDGEFNIANRGIIEFIEVLKLDVSFLYDLLGASQEHKIKPKKFAQTDIDEVILGHTNEPEYRRLQNNEFMEALRDRTVKIDVPYITKLKEEIKIYKKDFNEKRIKGKHIAPHTIETAAMWAILTRLEMPKKANLSRLQKLKLYDGKSLPGYTEDNVKELRKEAIREGLDGISPRYIQDKISNALVNSKHGEMGCVNPFMVLNELEGGLKHHSLIVGDEKKKSYKELLAVVKQEYEDMVKSEVQRAISADENALSRLCSNYIDNIKAYTQKERVKNKYTGQDEEPDERLMRSIEDKIDIPESRKDDFRREIMNYIGALAVDGKVFDYKTNERLHKALELKLFEDQKDSIKLASLVTSVVDKNTQEKIDIVKSRLIKDYGYCEICSNDVLNYVASIFARGDVKGK
- a CDS encoding DUF444 family protein; this translates as MILHIKQDHNRFRDIVKGKIRGNFKKYISQTDMIGKREKDFISIPVPHIEIPHFQYGPKSSGGVGQGEGEQGSTVGGDQEEGAGKAGNAEGEHLLEVELTFEELAEILGEELQLPKIQPRGSRQISSLKTKYTGLHNVGPDSLRHFKSTYKQALKRQISSGTYNPDDPIIVPVRKDMRYRSSKLAEKPQSNAVIIYMMDVSGSMGDEQKEIVRLETFWIHTWLKSQYQEIETRFIIHDASAKEVDEETFFRTRESGGTLISSAYSLAMKMIDEEYPVSEWNIYPFHFSDGDNWSGEDTRFCVELLKDKMLNAANVFCYGQVESKYGSGQFIKDLEREFKEDERVITSRIESRDGIYNSIKDFLGKGK
- a CDS encoding SpoVR family protein, with the protein product MNLSPEYAKIQEEIEKHARDYGLDFYETIFEMVDYDQMNEIAAYGGFPTRYPHWRFGMEYEKLSKSYAYGLSKIYEMVINNNPCYAYLLEANELVDQKIVMAHVYGHCDFFKNNQWFNHTNRKMMDTMANHSTRIRRHIDRIGYDIVEEFIDRCLSLENLIDRHSPFIKRHKESDPAEAEKHVRLLKTDRSYMDSYINPDEFVKSQQEKINTERKAQQNFPAKPEQDVLLFLMNYGPLQPWQKDVLSIIRDEAYYYSPQGMTKIMNEGWASYWHSKIMTQKALKDSEVVDYADHHSGTVAMSQGRLNPYKLGIELYKHIEDRWNKGKFGKEYDECDDYITKKNWNKDLGLGREKIFEVRRNYNDVTFIDAFLTEEFCVENKMFVYQFNRRTGQYEINTRDFPEIKKKLLFQLTNWGQPIIHVVDGNYENRGELLLVHLHEGVDLQPNYTSETMKSLFVIWGRPVALKTVMEGQGKIYRFDGTEFSEKNTDSPVAAQNPQPQEAADI